The genomic region GTCCGGATCGAGCTCTTCAGGAGCCCCTTGGCGTCTGCAGGTGTCGCGGGATAGGCAACGAGCATCCCGGGGCAGTGCATGAAGTAGCTCTCCAGGCTCTGCGAGTGCTGGGCTCCCAGCTGGCTCCCGCCGCCGCCGGGCATCCTGACCACCATCGGGACCGATATCTGGCCGCCGAACATGTAACGGACCTTCGCCATGTGGTTCACGATCTGGTCCATGGCGAGAAGCGCGAAGTTGACCGTCATCAGTTCGGCTACCGGCCGCACCCCTGCCATGGCGGCCCCCACGGCCACCCCGACTATGGTGTTCTCGGAAATCGGGCAATCCCGGACCCTCAGCTCCCCGAATTCGGAGAGAAGCCCGCGGGTCACCTTGAACGCCCCCTCGTAAAGTGCCACGTCTTCACCGTAAACCACCACCTTCTGGTCGCGGCGCATCTCCTCTTTCAGCGCCAGGTTAATGGCGTCACGATAGGTCATCTCAGGCATGACAAGTCTCCTGTCGGTCGATCGATTGCTGCAGTTTCACCTTCTGGGATGCAGCACCTGCGGAAGTCAGACGTAGATGTCGTTCCAGACCTCGGCGTCCTCCGGCCAGGGGGAGTCCTCGGCGAACCGGACCGCTTCCCGGACCTGGGCCAGGGCGGCCTGATTGATCTGGTCCAAGCGGGCCTGGTCCGCGATCCCCTCCTCAAGCAGGCGCCGCGACAGGTTTGGTATCGGGTCGCGGCTTTTCCAGACGTCGGCCTCGGAGGAACTGCGGTACTTGGCGGGATCCGACATGGAGTGGCCGCGGAACCGGTAGGTGACCGCCTCGATGAAGTATGGGCGCTGCCGCTCCCTCACCCACTCCGCCGCCCTCTTGGTGGCCTGATACATGGCGACCACGTCCATGCCGTCGACTTTCTCGCTGGGGATGTCGTAGCCGCAGGTACGCCGGTGCAAAGCAGCCTGGGCCGAGGCCCGGTGCACCTCGGTCCCGATGCCGTAGAAGTTGTTCTCGCAGATGAAAAGCACGGGGAGGTCCCAAAGTCTGGCCCAGTTCAGCGACTCGTGAAAGGTTCCCTGGTTCATGGAGCCGTCCCCGAAGAAACAGGCGGTGATGCGGTCCTGTTCCTGGAGCTGGCTCCCCCAGGCAAGGCCGACGGCGATGGGGAACTGCCCCCCCACGATGGCGTAGCCACCCATGAAGTTAAGCTCGGGGGCGAAGAGGTGCATCGAGCCCCCCTTCCCCTTGCAGATGCCGGTCGCCTTGCCGAAGAGCTCAGCCATGACCCTTTTGGGATCGGCGCCCCTGACGATGGCCTGGGCATGGTCGCGGTAGGCCGACAGCACGTAGTCTGTCTGCTTCAGCCCTGCCGTGCACCCGACTGCTACCGCCTCCTGCCCGCTATAAAGATGCAGAAAACCGGTGATATGCCCCTTGGAGTACTGCTCGGCGCAGCTCTCCT from Citrifermentans bremense harbors:
- the pdhA gene encoding pyruvate dehydrogenase (acetyl-transferring) E1 component subunit alpha, with the protein product MAGNLRELLSEEELLKFYEQMVVCREFEESCAEQYSKGHITGFLHLYSGQEAVAVGCTAGLKQTDYVLSAYRDHAQAIVRGADPKRVMAELFGKATGICKGKGGSMHLFAPELNFMGGYAIVGGQFPIAVGLAWGSQLQEQDRITACFFGDGSMNQGTFHESLNWARLWDLPVLFICENNFYGIGTEVHRASAQAALHRRTCGYDIPSEKVDGMDVVAMYQATKRAAEWVRERQRPYFIEAVTYRFRGHSMSDPAKYRSSSEADVWKSRDPIPNLSRRLLEEGIADQARLDQINQAALAQVREAVRFAEDSPWPEDAEVWNDIYV